TGTTTATCAGGATATCCTCATGCCCGAATAACACGGTAGGTCGAATGATTGCGTATGACAGGCTGGATTGCTCGATAAATTTTTCAATAATTCCTTTTCCCCTGAAATAGGGGAAGGGTGATTTTTCAGAGGCATTGGTAATGCTGATATGCGCAATTTTCGTGATGCCCGCTTCCTGTGCCGCTTTGATAAGGGTCCTGGTGTTTTGAACGGCTTTGTCGAAGGTTGCCTGCTTAAACGGAAAACGGATCCAATAGGTATTGTAAAGCGTTGAGGCGCCCGCCATACTTTTTGTTAATCCGGCGAGATTATCAAACTGAAAAGGCGCAACGCTAACCTGGTTATCAAATGGATTCGGCCTGTCAGGATGTCCTGTCAGTGTTTTTACCCTTTTTCCCATTGCAAGCAGTTTTTTGGTAATGTATTTACCTGTGTATCCAAATGACCCTGTTACGATGTTTAACTCATGGATTTCCATCTGTCTTATATCTCTTTTATTTCCCCTAAAATTTCCTGACGGCCGACACATCCTTTCTGCGGGACATTTCTCACACTGCTACTCAAGGTTTCCATCCTTTAGACGAAAGGGAGAGTTGTATCCCGGGCGGGCAAATAACTTGCCCGTATAGGTGATCTCGTTCCCAATCCGTTCACTCATCACTCTGTCAAACATCTGCCAGCCAACCAGGATTTCCACTTCTGCCTTACTCTCTTTCTGACGACTTACTCCTACACGGTTCCAGTCTACACGCCCCATTCCCTTGTGTGTAATAATTCCACGCCAGCGAACATACTTTCCCTCATAACGTTTCCACATCTCTTTTTTTTGAGAACGGGAAAGCGTGCTCTTTTCACCGAATGTATCGTCAAGTTCTTCAAAGGAAACATTGATGAAATCCTTTGTATCCTCCCCGATCGTGGAATGTTCCCTGGATTTCTGTGTTGTTATCGGTGGCGCTGGCGGTTCTTTTCTCTGATCCTCAAAAGAAATGGTTTTTCCTTCGGTGAATATCCGGTAGAATGTCTGTTTGCAGGATTGAATTTTATCATCGCCCCCATAGTACAGGCGAGCATCATTGTTGATGATTCTGTCCTGATAAGCAAGCCAATTGTATACGCCCGTTATCAGGATACTGTCGTCTATCATGATAAAATCCTGTTTCCAGGCGTTGCCAGGCTTCTGGTTGAACACCCTGACGTCGAATCCTTTTCGAAGCAAGGCTGCAGACAATGTACCCATTCCATTACCTCGATCGAGAATTGCGATTTGTATTCGCAGGCCCCTATTCCTTGCGCGTTCCAGTTCATCAGCGATATCCAGGGCGGCGAAATCATGAATACACAGAATAATACCTCGTTGTGTGTATTTCATTACGTTCTCTAACTGTTCCTTAACAGCGCCTTTCGGGATTTTATAGGTGGTATTTGCCGGAGAAATAGAATGAGAACTACAGCACAACAGAAGAATGGTAATGAACGCACCTATTTTCAGCATATGCTCTGTTCCCTGTGAAAGAAAAAGGCCTGAGGAAGTTTGTCTATAATGTCTGTTGCAAGTAAGGAATTTTCACCTATCTCCGAAACGGCAAAATCACCTGCTAAGCCGTGAAGATATACTCCCAGTTGCGCTGCTTCAAAAGGAGAATAGTGTTGTCCTAAAAAAGAGGCGATCATGCCTGACAAAACATCTCCTGTTCCGGCCGTTGCCATGCCCGGATTTCCCGTTGCATTCAGGTAAAACGTTTCCCTGTTGATGACAATGGTGTTGTGTCCTTTCAGCGCCAGGACAACGTGGTTTTTTTCTTCAACAAACATATGTGCTGTTTTAAAGCGGTTTGATTGTATTTCTTTTATTGTTATTGCTCCAAGGAGGCGTTGCATTTCTCCGGGATGTGGTGTGAGTATGATTGGGTTTTTCATTTTATCTAATAGCTTTGGATTATCAGC
The sequence above is drawn from the Candidatus Brocadiaceae bacterium genome and encodes:
- a CDS encoding NAD(P)H-binding protein — translated: MEIHELNIVTGSFGYTGKYITKKLLAMGKRVKTLTGHPDRPNPFDNQVSVAPFQFDNLAGLTKSMAGASTLYNTYWIRFPFKQATFDKAVQNTRTLIKAAQEAGITKIAHISITNASEKSPFPYFRGKGIIEKFIEQSSLSYAIIRPTVLFGHEDILINNITWFLRYFPVFAVMGTGDYELQPVFVEDVAAIAVHAAQQKESVILDAVGPETYTFDELIRFIAGKIRSKARIIHLRPRLAYFFSLLLGYAVNDVVLTRDEVDGLMEGLLVSKASPTGETALSRWLDENVSSVGKRYVSELNRHYRS
- a CDS encoding NAD(P)H-hydrate dehydratase, with amino-acid sequence MHETKDLPKILPRKPDSHKGNYGRIFVLAGSYGMTGAACLCSKAALRAGAGIVTLGIPESLHGIVASKLTCVMTYPLPETPSKTLSETGCQEILRFSQNFDVVVLGPGLSQNPETKKLVLWLLQNLDLPIVLDADGINALADNPKLLDKMKNPIILTPHPGEMQRLLGAITIKEIQSNRFKTAHMFVEEKNHVVLALKGHNTIVINRETFYLNATGNPGMATAGTGDVLSGMIASFLGQHYSPFEAAQLGVYLHGLAGDFAVSEIGENSLLATDIIDKLPQAFFFHREQSIC